From Vigna angularis cultivar LongXiaoDou No.4 chromosome 11, ASM1680809v1, whole genome shotgun sequence:
GTTCTGTAGACAGAGTTAAGTGGTAGTGGTTTAGGTTTTATGATATTAGAACTGAGCTGCTTGGAGGATCAGGGCAAAGATTGTTAGATATTGATTCTGGTATAATGGAAAAAAAGTGCAGAATAGTACCATTTGTCACAAGTAATAAGAAACAGAGTAACGACAGAGTAGTACCCCCTGTAGCCTAAAGTTAAATAACTATCTTTTCAAAAGTTATccttttatttaagttaatttgtTATTCCTAAAAGTTCAGACaaatttttagattattatcagtaaatttaattttaagactCGAAATGTATTTAAAAGTGTGCATTGTCTTATAATAGTGAAATTCAAAAACTTTAGTCTTTTTATAATGTATGATAAACAGAAATTTAGCTCTTGGAATTATAAGATGCATAAAATGGAGATTTTGctgttctatttataaaattataataaatttattatattgttagtagtattttggaaaattttacttcagttcaagattttatttatttttatgtattttacataatattgatatatttttgaaaaaaaatctaattattgTAGCGTTAGATATTCTAAATTTATGGCAAATACGCCCAAGTGTGAGCAATTATATAAGCAAACTAATATACAATTCGTACAATATCGCTTTATAATTGTATTCCTTTGGATTTTGATGATGCGGACAACATATAacctaatatatatttataaactgaCACGTAATGCAATTTTTGAcctctaaaattatttataattgtatctTTTAATGTTAACATTTACCTCCGACTTTATTTTAACATAGTCAtctaaattatttgttttgtcaATGTTCTCTTGTAACCTcctttttctatattttgttgttaaaaaaaatgtctgGGATTTGAAAAGAAGACAATTTTATGTATTACTAAGAAAGTTGATAATCAATATTGGGAAAGCTGGTTTAGTCTCACTGTAAATCGACGATTTAATTCTCTAATATTACTTAAAGAGAACAAAAATAGTAATAGTTTAATGCTATAACTTCTTCACAAGATAATTGGACAACGACTATTGGGTTAAAGTAAACATTTACTTTGTATGTGGAAacgtaaaattaaatttattttcaattcaatacattatttcaataattaaatacaatatttttagataaaaaaattctagtattttatttgtagaaattttgtacaaaaagaTCAAAGGTTAGATGCATAAGATGCTATCACTTGTAAAAGAAGTTTCTAAGTAGATTTTGGAAAAATGCTTTGTTGTACAATTTTTTCTTGAAGTGATAAATTCTTGAAAAATAAGAACTAAAATGTACTGTATAGGATGAAATGTGTTCTTCAGCTTTTCTTTGTAATGTTTTATTGTCACTTGCCTTGGGCCATCGGCTAACAATTTCAGATTCAATTTTTGGATCTGTTAATTTTCttatgaattttgaattttgatggTTTTGCTTCTTGCACCCATTTAATTGTTTCCTGCACTCTTGTAATGTTTTACTTTAATATTGGatctcttttctttaattttgttacGTGAATATTgaaaagtataatttattttatgatttttattcatatacataatatatttgagacattttattttcctaaattGTTTGAGAAGCACAAAGACACAGGACTCTATCATCGtatctttcttcttctcacATGGGCTCACCGTAATAGTGAGAGAAGCATTACCAGCCGATGAGGGATCCAGCAGCTTGAAAAAATGTGACATGTAATCATAACCACGATAAGTAAAGTGTTTCAGATGAGAAGCAGAAAACTCCACCGCACAGTTATTCGTTGCATAAGAACTGGAATTGTCTTCCACTATGATAACGCTTTCAAGTTGAGGCACCTCTAGACTGACGCGTTTTGCTTTTAACCAAGAGCAATTTGTTGTTTCAAACACTTTTAGAGCTGGTAAACGAAGATTGAAATCTGAAACAGAGTCATGAGTAAATAAAACTCCAGACAATTTCAGGACTTTTAACAGTCCAAACATAGGTTGTAGTAACTCTAATGGCACAAGAATAGCTAAGACTGTAAGCTTCCTTTTCATCTCTACAAACTAGTTTCACACTTTTTGGTCTAAGAAAAAGGTTGATATTTACGAGTCAATTACGTTAACGAACCCACAATTTTAGAAAACCCTTCTACAAAATTACGGTAGTTGTCTTTCAAACCCACGAAACTCCCCACTTCTGTTACTGTTGTTGGACGTTCCCATTTCAACAATGCTACCACCTTCGTTGGATCCATCGAAATTCCTTGCGCCGAAATCACATAACCCTGAAATTGAACTTCACCCAACAAAAACTCACACTTAGACAATTTTCCAATGACATCACTACATACTTGTAGTGCCTATAGTGCAATCTAAAAGTTGTCTTCTACACATCCTCAGGCTTGACTAAAATCTGATGATAACCAGACCTTAAGTCAATTTTAGGGAATATACCTGCTCCTCGCAGTTGGTCCAATAGGTCGTCAATCCTTGGTAACATGTATTTATTCTTGAATGTTACCTTATTTAGTTGTCAGTAATCCATACATAACCTTGAAATCCCATATTTCTTCTTTACTAAAAGTACTGGAGCTCCACACGGTGAAATGCTATGTATGATGAACTTCTTTCAAGCAACTCTTCTATCTAACTCTTTAACTCGTCCAACTCTGCAGGAGTCATCCTATAAGGAGCCATAGACACTGGTCATGCACCTGATACTAGGTTTATTGGAGAACTCCACTTCTCTGCTTGATGGTAACCTTGGTACTTCATTTGGAAAGATGTCCACATACTCTTCTACCACTGGGATACCCATTGCTTGCTCCTTAGgactcttcttcttttcttaagtTATTATCACGAAACATGCAGCCCCTTCACTAACGTCCTTGAGCACTTCTTTCTAGGAGATCATCTTCAATCCATACGAATCAGGAAACACTAACTTATGATGCCCACAATCGATAAGGATATGGATGGCAAACAACCAATCCATCCCTAAAATTACATATAGACCTTTGAGGGGTAAGGAAATCAAGTTCACCTTGAACTTGCGTCCTACTACTACAATCGGGCATCCAACATAGACTGAACTGGTTGAGATCTGTTCTGATGCTGGTGTAGAAACCACCAGTTCACATGCTGTTGATATAAGCTTGCACAGTCATTCCTCCTTGACGGAGATTCAAGAACTCTTTTTCCCTCTCAATTTTAGCATTGTTTGAGTAATACTTTTCCAAAAACCTTACTTTAAAACTACTTCAGTAATGTCTTCATGCTAGACTCCATCATCTTTTGCATACCATCCCACCAATATACAACTTTATTCTCTAGCAGGAAGAACTCATAAGTCAACTTATGCTCCTCTGAGCACTTTACTTGGAAAATCTTCTCAAGTTCTCAAATCCATGATTTTGCTCGGTTTCGCATAGCCTTCCAATCAAACTTTGGTGGGTTGTGCTTCAGAAAATCATTAAGTCTGGAATGATGTCCTGGTGCCTGAGTAGCATGTTGTCGATCCAACGCGTCAACCATGCGATCAACAACTTGGGAAAAATCATCAGTAGAAGGTGTTTGGTTTTCGTTGTTTGATCGACGAGAcatgttctctctctctctctatgtACAACAATTCAAATACAACTTAGCACACAATCAAATTGAATAAGAATTTTCACATAAAATTCACAAAGCTATATTGCATAAACTAACGAGCTCACTCCCCAAAAGCCcaaaatttttttgaaaaacattgCTCTGACACTAAAAATGTAAAACCCCTTCTTAAAGTGTCACTAAacaaatttagaatatttattcacaaaaaaaaattatttatgaaatcaATAATGAGTTTAACCGAATAAAACCATACATTAATAAGTTCATATCGAAACAGATTtacaaatttgtttaaaatataatacataacaaccatttatttattaatacaaCTTTAAAATTGTCACAGATTTCCCAACACTGCTCGTTCTAAATGACTCTTGTTTCATCTGTAAGACATTTGCTCCCacacaaatataaacaaataggTTGAGCAAATAATAACAACATagaaaaagatataatattatgACACCCACCCAcactatttaattaatttatttccaCTTATTGTCTCTATCGTATTActgtattattttgtaaaattaaccCATCCATTCTTCTCTCATAAACTGTCAGGCCTCGGAAATGACGAGCGTTGGTGGAGTCCACGTGGCAGCCGGAGAGCGCGCCACCTCAGCAACGCACGTGGTGACCGTAGAGTCTGACACCCACTAACGGACGCCAGCTGTTGCACGGTATGGGCAGTCAGGAATCTGAAGTGGAAAACACGTGGCGACCGTAGAGTGGACGTCCGGCATGGGCTGTCAGAAACCGGTAGTGGAAAGCACATGGCTGTCAGAGTGTGAACGTGCGTTCGGCGGGAGTGGGAAGTAAAAGCTGATATTTCAGAACTTATTCCCCACTCTCTCTGCACGCACCTCCCTGTAATTCATTTCTGAGaattctttctctcttccttctctctacattCTCTGCACCTTCTCTCTAAGGAAACCACTGTTTTATCTCCTCCAACCTGAATTTCGGTACCGTAGAAGGACACACGACGTCCAGGGCTTCCAaaagaaccgttcggtttgtgaagctggACTGGTAAGTGTTCCCCGCTCTCTGTCGTTCGTTTTCTTAGCATGCAACTCAGTTCTGAGTTCGTACGTTGATCACCATTCTCAAAAATGGGTAGATCTGATGGTGTCGGGGTTCGTTGTGTAGTTGGGAGGAACGAGCGTTGACGGTAGGAGAATTTGTGGTTGAGAAGTTGTGTGTCTGCGTTGAAAAAGTCCGGTCattttagaggtaagggaaacttatttaatttaattggtttgatgttgtgttttgtatgaacGTTCATTATTTGACTACATGAAAATAATGCATGATGGGTGATGTGAATGAATTGTATGAACATTCATTATTTGACTGTATGGGTATAATGCATGATGTTTGATGTGACTGAAGtacatgaacgttcgttgatttATGGTTGGGAATGAAATACATGAATTTACATGATATGGATTTCATGAGATGTGAAAGTTGGTTTTGATATGAACGAATGGAATTATGAGATTTTGATGAGAAATGAACTGGAATGTGAATGAAATGGAATAAGAAACTTTCCCTATGATATTATGCGTTCGTTGCTGAAcagtccttgaccgttcggtttttctgaTGAAAATAGCGGAAgtgggattctttcatttggacagATCCCTTGTTGAGGACGATCGTCCTCGTGTCAaaatactatgcttgagcgttcggccaagcactgttGTATATGGTATCCTTTGATAAACTCCgttcttttatatttgtatatatatatatatatatatatatatatatatatatatatatatatatatatatatatatatatatatatatatatagggagTAGCATATTTCCCGTTCGTAAACACTGTTTCGAAAGTCCCGTTCGGTCTCACACCTAACGTTCGTACtgagtagcgttcggtctcacacctagcgctcgtactgggtagcgttcggtcttatacctagcgCTCGCTCTaaatggtgctcggtcttatactgagcgctcgtaCTCTTTCTCGTAAATTAGTCTTATAAAATAGCGTACGTCCAACTCCAGACTACcacgctcggtcattgactggcagtggGTTTCAGTATgagaatttttataaaaacgtTTCCTTAAAGTCTTGAGATGTTCACGTTTGATGTATTCGGCCTAGGGCCTCcacacttaaattattcttggagTATTGGTTTGAattcacgagagtcagttcattcaactgattctcatggtaaataacgttcgtccaatgaaaCAGGACATTACTTGGTTATTCTCGAGCGTAGTCGTGACCTTGGTATACGGATCTAAACGGGCGTCTTTTGGTCCCGTCcccagcgttcgtcctcggccttattggggacagaacgttcggtttttgatgGTTCACAAAGTGATGATGGAAATGAATGtggaatgatgaatagtaaatgtTGATGAGTATATGAGACGGAAATAAAGTTATGacttttgaacgagcgttccaggtagGAACGACTCAGATGAatgttggaatttgtaaagtatgactgtgggaagttagtgctggctgttcgatcctgatgttccgtgagtactcgtcctcaagtagagggggtacgtcatgcgtgggaacggcaggaggtcctcgtccttaggggtactttggacggaacggactaacctcgggtggcagctgatgaggatgccagttaccacaccacccgggtgcgtgaaCGCCTATAACTACgcaaaattcatacagtccaaACAGTCAGTCTAGTGTTGAGTTTTATATAGTACGTACGTTAAATTGTGTTGATGTGTGATGAATTGTCATATTACTTGGTATATTGAtgcattaattaaattacataagcttaccctgcgtttttccttgtgttgtctcgttttgtacgttcgtcctgtcgttgcaatgatcatccgtgtggatgtgagcagaaggagacgagcgtttggaagatgCGCTGGACGAAGAGAACttggtagaagttgaagtgaagaccgagcagtgagacgctcggcTAGTAGTGTAGGTTTGTGGCAGAGTGGTCGTTCCACCGCCTCATCCTTTATTTTAGTTATGTTCGACCGTTCGATATTTTcctttgtaaaccgttcggtcaggttttaAATTTTACGTTCGACTTTAATGTTGTAACTGTACTgaaaggacgttcgtccttgagcgtttgtttctttagttgaaaaactgtactagattattattaaaagtgattattctaattatatggtttatgactgtatttttgggatgtcacattagtggtatcagagcagttttgttcttttaaggacaAAGTAGGTTGTGAGTGCACCATACTTGTTTTGCTGTGTACTCGACGTTCGTTTATTGAGTATTTCAAACTCTTTGAACTTaactaacgttcgttttctctgCTTCCCAGAGAACTGATGGTGCCAagacctcctcctcctccacctgtCGAACGTGATGTGCCTGATAACACAAGGTTGTTGGAATCAGTGATCGAAAGGCTACAGCAGCAGAACACTGTTTTGATGCAGCAGAACGCGGCTGCTTTACAGAGTTTGGAAGACGCTCGCGCAAATTCTGAAGCGACCCAAAGGCAACTGATGGAGATCATTGCGACCACTAGGGGAATGCCCAGAGCATCTGCTTCAAACGCTACTCATCAGGCCGAGTGGAGTTTGGAGAATTTTCTACAGCATCGTCCAGCCAAGTTTGATGGGAAGTGCCTTCCTGACGAGGCAGACCAGTGGCTGCGTGACATGGAGCAGATCTACAACGCCAAGAGATGTCCGGACGACAACAGGTTGGCGTTCACTAAGTATCTACTGACTGGAGAGGCCAGTCACTGGTGGGCGAGCGTTAAGATGATATTTACGGACGCTCAAAGTCCCATTTCCTTGGAAGTCTTCAGAGACAAGTTTTATGAGGAGTATTTCCCTGACAGCGTTCGTTTCGGTAAGGAAGTAGAGTTTCTACAGTTGGTGCAAGGTTGTATGTCCGTTTCTGAGTACACCAACAAGTTCAAGCATCTGGTTCGTTTCAATACTATGGCTACCAGTGAAGTATGGCAGTGTAGGAAGTTCGAGAATGGGTTAAGAAGTAATCTGAAGGTGCTGATATCCAGCCATTGTATTAGGTCGTTTCCTGCAATGGTTGAGAAGGCCAAAGTGTTGGAAAGGAATGTGGCCGAAGCAGAGCAACAGAAGAAACAACAGCAAGCAACTAGGGTGCCGGTCATGTCCAGACCTAATCTGAATCGGGGCAGGATGTCGTACGCTCGTCCCGCACAACCATCCAATTCTCAAGCTATGGTTGTTGCCGGACAGTCTGGACAGTATGGTACAATCAGGTGTTTTCAATGTGGAGGGCCACACTACCGATCATCGTGTCCTCAGTTGTTAGGAGTAAAGTCCTGCACTCGTTGTGGGAGGAACAGACATCTAGAACGCGAGTGTAATATGGGCGGACGAGCGGCAATGAGGCCGCCAAATGTTGGGAGAATGCAACAAGGTCGGGGTGGACGAGCGCAAGATGTTGGTCGAGTCTAAGCAATAACGGGCGCTGAAGCTGCCAGTTCAGGTACGCTCGTCACCAGTACCTGCTTATTATTTGGAATGCCCTGttgtgtgttgtatgattcgggggcaacacactctTTCAtttcgaaggcgtgcgttgagaaATTGGGTATAACCGAACGcgagatgcagttcgacttggtagtgtcaaccccagcggctggtgaggttaggacgtctacaGTGTGCGTTAAATGTCCTATAGAGGTTGAGGGGCGTAGTTATAAAGTAAATCTCATCTGTTTACCCTTAAAGGATTTAGAAGTaatcttaggaatggattggctggCTGCCAATCACATCCTCATAGACTGTGGTGCGAAGCAATTGGTGTTTCCGGATGAATATGAAGTAGAGCTATctgtgacgctcggtcagctaAAAGAGGACATCGTGGATGGCGCCAGTTGTTTTCTGATCATGACGCATTCGGACGAACGGTTTGAGGGATCAAGTTATGAACGATCGTCCAGTAAGCTGAATGGAGGATGATCGGTCGTGGATGACTTCGCAGACGTATTTCCAGATGAAGTACCTGGACTACCTCCTCCGCGCGAGGTGGAATTTACGATCGACTTAGTGTCGACCGTTGGACCCATCTCTATTGCACCCTATCGGATGTCGCCAGCAGAATTAGTGGAACTCAAAGAGCAGATTGAAGATATGATGGACAAGCAGTTCATCAGGCCGAGCgcatcaccttggggagcgcttGTACTCTTAGTGAAAAAGAAGGATGGAAGCTCTCGTCTTTGCATTGATTACAGGCAGCTAAACAAGTTGACTAT
This genomic window contains:
- the LOC108332604 gene encoding uncharacterized protein LOC108332604 is translated as MVPRPPPPPPVERDVPDNTRLLESVIERLQQQNTVLMQQNAAALQSLEDARANSEATQRQLMEIIATTRGMPRASASNATHQAEWSLENFLQHRPAKFDGKCLPDEADQWLRDMEQIYNAKRCPDDNRLAFTKYLLTGEASHWWASVKMIFTDAQSPISLEVFRDKFYEEYFPDSVRFGKEVEFLQLVQGCMSVSEYTNKFKHLVRFNTMATSEVWQCRKFENGLRSNLKVLISSHCIRSFPAMVEKAKVLERNVAEAEQQKKQQQATRVPVMSRPNLNRGRMSYARPAQPSNSQAMVVAGQSGQYGTIRCFQCGGPHYRSSCPQLLGVKSCTRCGRNRHLERECNMGGRAAMRPPNVGRMQQGRGGRAQDVGRV